The Schistocerca nitens isolate TAMUIC-IGC-003100 chromosome 7, iqSchNite1.1, whole genome shotgun sequence genome contains a region encoding:
- the LOC126194842 gene encoding uncharacterized protein LOC126194842, producing MIENFPDELIIEILSHLSALDIVKGAQYVCQRWHILCKSPAVWKGKEQKIDGKHNTRDVVEIAKVIPHITSLCIGKSDNSDNFQAWFTGSHLYISSSIERDELKCIVDHLNIKNVSAPRSVISRCRSILFTDNVKLESLTVYMGNRPPPDKDDTFEPLVKQGSLAHLRALHFFGARALSADTISLLCQSCSDLEELCLHQSNKVTSEALYNLKNCSKLKILQITDTAALKDLSFLKYCPGVTELDISQCYSLRPAAFQHLLHLKNLKRFHMRHSNVNGLPLSAMRESMKQLKIIDLYYSYGYSEREVVQLKRFAPHITVLEGTFNFDRH from the coding sequence ATGATAGAGAATTTTCCGGATGAACTGATTATTGAAATATTATCACATTTGTCAGCTCTCGACATAGTTAAAGGTGCACAATATGTATGTCAGAGATGGCACATACTCTGCAAGAGCCCAGCTGTTTGGAAAGGGAAGGAACAGAAGATAGATGGCAAGCATAATACACGTGATGTTGTGGAGATAGCAAAGGTGATTCCTCATATAACTTCACTTTGTATTGGAAAATCGGACAATTCAGACAATTTCCAGGCTTGGTTCACTGGTTCACATTTATATATTTCCTCGTCTATCGAGCGTGATGAGCTGAAATGCATAGTAGACCATCTAAACATCAAGAATGTATCAGCTCCAAGGTCTGTTATAAGTCGGTGTCGCAGCATACTCTTCACTGATAATGTGAAATTGGAATCATTAACAGTTTATATGGGTAACAGGCCACCTCCAGACAAAGATGACACCTTTGAGCCGTTGGTAAAACAGGGAAGTCTGGCACATCTAAGAGCACTGCATTTCTTTGGTGCCAGAGCACTCAGTGCAGATACAATATCCTTGTTATGTCAATCTTGCTCCGATCTAGAAGAGCTCTGTTTGCATCAGTCAAATAAGGTTACGTCAGAAGCACTGTATAATCTGAAGAATTGCAGCAAACTGAAGATTTTACAAATTACAGACACCGCTGCTCTTAAGGacctttcatttttaaaatattgtccGGGTGTCACTGAATTGGATATCAGTCAGTGCTATTCTTTGCGTCCAGCTGCATTTCAGCACCTTCTACATTTGAAAAACCTGAAAAGGTTCCATATGAGGCATTCTAATGTAAATGGTTTACCGCTATCTGCAATGAGAGAGTCCATGAAGCAGCTGAAGATCATCGACCTGTATTATTCGTATGGATACAGTGAACGTGAGGTGGTCCAGTTAAAACGGTTTGCACCTCATATAACAGTATTAGAAGGCACATTTAATTTTGATAGGCATTGA